Proteins co-encoded in one Plectropomus leopardus isolate mb chromosome 14, YSFRI_Pleo_2.0, whole genome shotgun sequence genomic window:
- the dtd2 gene encoding D-aminoacyl-tRNA deacylase 2: MAEKGAAPVARAVLQQCLQARLQVKPAEENSEAEFVQIDRGMVIYICFFKGATDDVLPKMVSTLLNVRLCESDSGKMLSVSELPGSVLIVPQATLGGKAKGRAMQYHNNIGKEDGLRLYGAFVSLCEKELTAASAEVTVKHGTYGNRQVLKLDTNGPYTHLMEF; the protein is encoded by the exons ATGGCGGAGAAAGGCGCCGCTCCTGTGGCCCGCGCGGTGCTGCAGCAGTGTCTGCAGGCCAGACTGCAGGTGAAACCAGCAGAGGAAAACTCAGAGGCTGAATTTGTCCAG ATCGACAGAGGGATGGTGATCTACATCTGTTTCTTTAAAGGAGCCACAGACGACGTCCTGCCTAAAATGG TGTCCACACTGTTGAACGTGCGTCTGTGTGAGTCCGACTCGGGGAAGATGCTGTCGGTGTCGGAGCTCCCTGGCAGCGTTTTAATCGTCCCTCAGGCCACGCTGGGCGGGAAAGCCAAAGGCAGGGCCATGCAGTACCACAACAACATCGGCAAAGAGGACGGGCTGCGGCTGTACGGCGCCTTCGTTTCTCTGTGCGAGAAGGAGCTGACGGCTGCTTCAGCTGAAGTGACGGTGAAACACGGGACGTACGGAAACAGACAAGTGCTGAAGCTCGACACCAACGGACCCTACACACACCTGATGGAGTTCTGA
- the LOC121953871 gene encoding iron-sulfur protein NUBPL-like gives MAHFTYSRLSHLLRIFANKQSILRTGTEIKPGPACCVQLTRCHRSVDSKALQERQKQQMAKGLPKQKPITGVKQVIVVASGKGGVGKSTTAVNLALGLMANDPLKSVGLLDVDVYGPSIPKLMNLKGNPELSDNNLMIPLTNYGVPCMSMGFLVDEVAPIVWRGLMVMSALEKLLRQVDWGTLDYLVVDMPPGTGDVQLSISQNIPVSGAVIVSTPQDIALLDARRGAEMFKKVNVPVLGLVQNMSVFQCPKCNHQTHIFGSDGARQLADTLGVKLLGDIPLHLNIREMSDQGKPVVVSSPDSPEAEAYKKVASAVVQRLEEVNT, from the exons ATGGCTCATTTCACATACAGCAGACTGTCGCATTTACTGCGAATATTTGCTAATAAACAATCGATTTTACGAACGGGGACAGAAATAAAACCGGGACCTGCCTGTTGTGTCCAGTTAACACGCTGCCAC AGGTCAGTGGACAGTAAGGCGCTTCAGGAGCGGCAGAAGCAGCAGATGGCGAAAGGTCTTCCCAAACAGAAGCCCATCACGGGGGTCAAACAGGTCATCGTCGTGGCTTCAGGGAAAGGTGGCGTGGGCAAGTCCACCACTGCGG TGAATTTGGCTCTTGGATTAATGGCCAATGATCCG ctgAAGTCAGTTGGTCTGTTGGATGTTGACGTTTACGGTCCGTCGATTCCCAAACTGATGAACCTGAAGGGAAACCCGGAGCTCAGTGACA ACAATCTGATGATCCCTCTTACCAACTACGGGGTGCCATG CATGTCGATGGGGTTCCTGGTGGACGAAGTGGCTCCGATCGTGTGGAGGGGGCTGATGGTGATGTCAGCGTTAGAGAAACTGCTCAGACag gtGGACTGGGGGACGTTGGACTATTTGGTCGTTGATATGCCTCCTGGGACAGGAGACGTCCAACTGTCAATCTCCCAGAACATCCCAGTTTCCG gtGCGGTCATCGTGTCGACGCCACAGGACATCGCTCTGCTCGACGCTCGAAGAGGAGCCGAGATGTTTAAGAAAGTTAACGTGCCg GTTCTCGGTCTGGTGCAGAACATGAGCGTCTTCCAGTGTCCCAAATGTAACCACCAGACTCACATCTTCGGCTCTGACGGGGCCCGACAGCTCGCAGACACTCTGGGAGTCAAACTTTTAG GTGACATTCCTCTTCATCTCAACATCAGAGAGATGTCAGACCAAGGAAAACCTGTGGTTGTCTCCTCGCCAGACAGCCCAGAG GCGGAGGCTTACAAAAAGGTGGCGTCTGCTGTGGTCCAGAGACTAGAGGAAGTCAACACGTGA